The Lathyrus oleraceus cultivar Zhongwan6 chromosome 5, CAAS_Psat_ZW6_1.0, whole genome shotgun sequence genome includes the window AAACACCATAAATAAACCATAATTATGTTATATGTCTCAGAATTATATAAAGTCAAATGGTGTAGACTTTAGTCTCAAAATACAATAAAGGTGCAAGACACCAACAACATGCTTATAGAGCCTTGTCCACATCCATAGGTTGTGATTGATTACTTCCTTCTCCTTTCAGGTTTTTGCAGCTCATGACCCTTGTCCTGTCACTTCTCCTCAACTCCAATTTTCTTGCAACTTTTGGTTTGTATGTCTTCTTTTTTTGTAAAATATAGAATATTAGAGGTGCAAGACATCAACAAAATAATTCCAAATCATTGTGAAATGGTATATTAAACTCAACTGGTTTAAGAACTCTTGGGGTGGTATAAGCAGGTGCAACAGGTACATCATTAGTTGTTGGAACAGGTGCACTCAAAATATAGTCAGGTACATCATCAGTTTGTGAAGATGTAACAGGTTCACCTTGAGCTGATGTAACTGGTGCACTATGACTTGGTGCAGATGAAACTGGTTCATTAACAACAAGATTTGGTTGAGTTTGAGTTGCGTTAAATGCTGCTGCAAGATTTGCAGCAAGCATTTCAAACTCAGGGTCAACATCAATTTGAGTTTCATTTTGTTGTGGTTTTTCCTGTGTTGCAGTTTCAGCTTCAGTAGGTTGAGTTTGTTCTTGTGTTGCAGTTTGAGTCGGTCCTTGTCCTGTTGCTGTTTTCTTTGGCTTTCTCTGGAAAAACAAGTCAGAACATTAGTAACATATCAATTACATTAATAACATATCAATTACAGAGAGTTCAATAGCTTTCTTATTTGAGATTTAGGGTCAACTACTTGACTTGTACAATTTCTTGCATTATGGCCATGTACACCACATCTTGTGCAACAATAAGTTGTTTGTGTTCTTACCTTATTAGGGTCCTCATCAGGTTCCCTCCTCCTCAGCTTCTTTGGTCGTCCAAGTCCTCTTTTATATGATGGAGGCAACATCTCTTCCATGTCAACCTCCGGCCACATGTCTTATCCATTAATAGGACTTACATTATAACCATAACATTTCTCATAAGTATCTTTGGAGTAATAGTCATCAACAAAATATTCGGGGAATTTGTTCCTAAAACCTAATACATCGACGACATGTCTACAAGGAATGCCCACTAGTTACCAAAAGTTACATGTGCATGCTTTCTTTGATGTATCCACAATGAAACTATTCCTGGTATGGGTGTCTTCAACTTGCCAAATGTGTCACCAGACCAATTAGGGATCCAAGTTCCTGCATATTCCACTTCCTTATCCAACCTAAGTCTAGGTCTAGGCATTATCCTATGATTCCATCTATCAACCCTTTCTCTTCAGTTGGCATTCATATTCATGAGATAGTTTCTTATCCATTCACACATAGTTAATATTGGTATATCTCTTGCCAATAATATATTGCTATTAAATTCCTCAGATACATTATTCATAAGAACATCACATCTAGGATAAAAATAAAATGCATGCTTACACCATACTTTGGTAGGTATGTCTGACAACCACTCCCAAGATTTCACATTGAGCTCATTCAATTCTTTCATCTTAGCATCCCAGGCTTGGATATATGTGACTTTTGCAGCAACCATCGTTAGGTCTCTGATCTGTGTCCCTCTACCAAACTTCTTTTTGAAATTGGCATATAAATGTCTAAGACAAAGTTTGTGTTCTACCCTCTCAAACAATTCTTCAAAGATGGGGATCAAACCCTGCAAAATTAGGGATGAAAACCAAAAATAATTAACATAGTTAGGTATGAAAGCCAAATCATATTATATAATTAGGGATAAGATCCAAAAAAACATTACAATTATGAAAGTACATTTTATTGGTCAGAGATGAAAACCCACCTCTTTTTTTTACCAATGTCCTCCAAAAGTAAGGTAAGAAACCACCTCCATGACTCCTTTGTTTCATTTTCACATACACTAAAAGCTATGGAATAGTATTGGTCATTTGGATCTCTACCAACTAAAATAAGAAGAGTCCCTCCAAACTTAGTATTAAGATGACATTCATCAACTCCAATGAATGGCCTACAAGATGTTGTGAAGCCTTTCTTAAGCCCGTCTAAGCAAAAATAAAAGTTGCCAAACCTTGGTTGTATTGTTGGTCTAACCCTTGTCAGATTAATTTTACAAGTGTTCCCAGAATTGACTCTCCTTAACTCTGTAGAGTATCTCCACAAAAGGTTGTATTGTTTTACTGCATCACCTTCAATAAGAGCTTTGGCAATTTGTTTGGCCTTCCATGTCCTGCTCAtagttataccagcagagaagTTACTCTTAATCTCAAAGACTATATCACGAATCTTAACACCATCTGAAGATGTCATCCTAGCCGCCACCATTTTTGCAACCCACTTAGAAGTGGCAGAACTATTATTCAATATCCAACCACACGTGTGTGTTCCAATCCATTTCTTCATTCTATACGTGTGCTTATTCCCAACTTTACTTACAAGTGCTAAAAACCCACATTTGCCCTTGCAAATTACCCTTACTCTAACTTTGTCATTTTTCACATACTTTATTTGTCTCCCATTTAATACTGATCATTCAGTTATTGCTTCTTTAAATTCTTCAAGTGATACAAACTCCAATCCCACTTTGAATTTGTAATTCTTGTCCAAATCCTGCATCTTAAACCTTGGATATTTTGGTTCCTTCTCCTCATCAGAAGCATCAGAGTCACTACTACCAAGCTCATCACTAGCATAGTTGATGATTATCTCATTATCCACAACACCACATGACCCCACATTATCAACACCAATTGGTACCTTCTTTGGAGTATGATTGTGCTTCCTTGTTGCAACCTTTATCCTACCTCTTTTGCCTTTTTCTTCAACTTGATTTTCAATGAAATCAAAACAATCATCCAACCCAGGATCCCTCTCATGCTCACTATCATCAAATGACAAACCATCAGGTTCAAAGTCACTATCGTCATTGTCCTCTGTGTCTTTAAATTGTTCAACACCGCCAACATTATCTTCTTCAATTTGTTCAACATCACCAACATTAGCTTCTTCAACATGTTCAACACCACCAACATTGTCTTCTTCAACTTGTTTCACACCACCAACATTTTCTTCTTCAAACTCACCTACATCAGCTTCTTCAGCATTGTCGTTATCTTTATGTTCAACATATATGTGAACTACACATTTCATTATCATGGCATATTGATATACATTATCGGCATCACTATCACTAACCAGTCTACTATACTTATCAGCATTGTTGTTATACCAACATAGCCAATACTCTGAGTGCTCAAGCTCAGTACATGTTGCTTCAAATAAGCTTCACCTATCTGGATCTATTTCTACATCATGCTCATTCCCCCTGTCTAATACACTAAACAGTCCTTACCAAATCTACCCCCTTAATGAAAAATCAAACTGAACTTCATAAAATTCAAGTTTCAAGAAGACACGATGAACAGAGCTGACTCTCCTTCTAAAAGGAGGAAAAAAGATATTATATATGAGATCAAGTTCCAGAGATGCGATTGTGTGTTACTAGGTGATGAAATTTGCATTTCATCATCTTCGTTGCTCCATCTCCTCCCACAACATGAGTTTCTTTTTTCTTCCAAcaaacaaaaccctaatttaCATAGACTAAAAGAAAAAGATATTTTTTGAACAACATTGCATTTTTGGTGGGGAATAAAAGAATATCCACGTATGTAATTTGTTGAATATAAAACAgatactccctccgttcctttataAGTATCACTTTCTTgcaaaaaaaattgtttctttcTAATTGTTACTGACAAAattcaaggtagtattaattgAAATTTTGTCAGAATTATCCCTAAATAATTATTACAGAGAGAGAAAAGATAaagtgaatgtaataaataattaaggatattataggcaaaagaaaaattattgtttgaaaagtaacaataatgattagcttCCTTAGTATATGTAAAAAGacaaaaaatgacacttaaaaaggaacgaGGGAGTATAAAACAATTTCACATGTGCACCTTTTGCCCAATTACCTTTTGTATTAACAAAAATCTAATACCGAAGACTAACGTTAATAGAAAAGTGAGATATAGGACAAAAAAAAATACAGAGACCAAATTCAAAAACACGTTAACTTACATGAACGAAGAGAATATTTAAGCCTAAAATAAAAGAGATAAATGGCGAGTCCGTCTAAAATTTATCAAAATCCAGTTCAAATTAACAGAATCTAACAAAACTCTGCCAGTTCAAAGTCGTATGGTATTACTAACTCAGATCCCTGTTAGTATTTTCTTGGACAAAGCTCAACTTAGTGCGAAGAAAAACAATAGCCATAAAAATGCTCATAAGCTACATACAGGTTACAACACAGACTGGTCTTTTCAACCTAAATTTTAGAACTTCTTTCTCTCTCTCCAACCTAGTCTATTACATGATTCTGTACTCCGTGGAAGGGTCTCAGTCTCGCAGGACTGAGCTAGAGAAGAGTTATTAATCTACTTCTTCTTAGATTTGCTTGACGTAGACCGAGTATACGCAGTTCCCTGAATACCAAAATGCAGGTTAACAAAAGCAGTATCGACAAATCAGCGATGTAACGGTTACATCAATAATTAGATATACAAATTTCAGGGCAAAAGTACGAAAAGAAGGGAAAAGGGAGGAAACAGATGTCAAAAATCAGAAACAGGAACACCACATACAAATTTAGAAATAAGTGTCGCAGACAATAAAGCATTAGCACATACCTCAAGCCATTCATCCATTGAAGGATCTGTAGTCTTAGTCCCAACTTCAACTTTGGAAGATCTTTTTGGTTTCTGAGCAAATATTTACGTGCAAATAATCAGGAGGATGCAAATAATACTCACGCGGTAAATGgaattattttttgaaaaatagaAACCACTGGATTACCTTAAGGTTCTGTATTTGACCATTAATCCATAGCCCAAGTAGGACAAGAAGTGCAGTTCCAAGAGTAAAAAGAAAAGCAGATTCCATGCTGAATAAAACACCAGGCTCAACAACTTCAATTGTTCCATTATAGAAGGTGTTTTGGTATGGATGTTGGTCTATCTCATATACAATGGTCCCCACAAGATCAAACGGTCCAGGCTGCACAGAAAAAGAAGTGGTCAGGCATGACATATATAGATGTTTTTGAATGTTACTAATTGATAAACTCAAAGCATCAACCTTGCAAAAGGTAAATAATACCTGCAAGAACTTGCTGACAGAAAATATATATGGGAAACTAGCCTGAGCTGATGATGGCACAGAGCCATTGTTGAAAACCTGAAGTTATACACACAACACAGTTATGTAATACTCTTGACTAAAAATAGTAGCACGGAATTCAAATCGACTGATTCACCAACAAGAAGTTGCAAAACCACACAGACAACATATTAACAATAATAAGTTTGACAGAGTTATTGGTTTATTGCAATTGCATCAGACTTCCAAATAGACTTGGAGATCTATGTAGCCAGATGGTTGGGCATCATCAATCTAACAGAGCCACAGGCTGCCATATACTATGGAATAGAGAGATGCTGAATGAAATATAAGGGAAGAAAACAAAGCCAAAAGAATCATCCTCATACCTATTTTAACAGACAGTATAAGGATTTTGAATCTGAGGATCATATAAAAATATGCTAAACATCCTTAGCCCATAGAAGCGTGAATAAAaaactcaaggaattggtcatcTCTGCTGTATTCACAATTTCCCCTTGTTTCTTTTGTTTAAATTTTTTAAGCCGTTGAGGATATTTTACTGTTACCCCTGATTCATCATTCTACCCAGTAGTATTTGTTGCGATACAAGTGAGGTAGAAGTCTCACATTGATTGGAAAAGTGgaggtgaatatgtggtgtcttGCTCGACCCAATGTGGATGTCCCCTTATTACTTCTTTTCTACTAAAAAACAAAACCCCGTGCTCTAAAAACCAATCTTGAATGAAAAATACTGTTCATGCCTTTGTATAAATGTGAGTGTTTAGATGGAAGAATTTGGAGGGCTAAGTTTGTATTTTGGTAAATATTTGATAGTTTAAACAAATTGAAAGAATAACATGATAAATGATCATACTTAATGCATTTTTAGAAACATTTTATAGTTTCCTTAATTTAGAAAAGAAAATAAGTTTTCTCTCCCATCCAAACATACCCCTAAAGCAACAATTATCTTCGAGATTTTGAAAACCCAAATATACCAAATACTTTAATCCACTAAGCAAATGTAACATACATAATAACAAACAGTTGCCGCAAATTATTTCCGAACTTAACCAATATACATATATCAAATTTATATTGATTCTTACAGGTAACAAACATAAATAAAAGCCGATGAGGATGCTTCCATGAAAGTAATATAGTTGAGAACTGAAATGATTACTGAACATATATAAACAGATTTAATTTGGAGATTCAGTACCCAATTTCTACCTGAACAGTAAGGTTTTGAACAAGAAGATGACGATCAAATGGAAGATGAACACTAGCCTTAATAGCAACAACATTCAAACTTGACTGCCCTGTTTTCAATCCATAAAACAAATTTAAGCAACAAATACATTAttctttctttttttgttttgatGGGCTCCAACCCTAGCAATAAATTCTATAACTGAATAGAAAACACTAAGGAGTGTTGAGTTTTAGAGGTTTGTCAAGACACAAATGAAATGCTTAGTAGCTGCATAATATTAACAGTGACAAGCATAATCAGTTACCATCATTTTTCAGACCAACAAGCAGCTCTGCCTCTTCACCACCTTTTACCACTACATCAAATgaacaacaaaaacaaaaattaacAAGTGATTTTGAGGAGATAATTCATTCATTATAATCCAAACCTCATCTTAATACAGAAAGATCTTTACATCTTGCAATATTCTTAGGGAAGACACAGATGGTATCAACTCCCGGAGCAGAAGGAAAGCCTCCATCCGCAAAGTCTTGAGCGTCATCAGTTTCATCACCAACAATTCCAATGTCACTCACTTCACCAGCATTCGCTGCAGCTTCATCTGACTGACACCTAACAACTAGCAAGAAGAAGAACCACATTTAACGACGATCATCGGTCACTCGCAGAATACACCCATATACATAATAAAACACCAAAACATGTATGGAAATGAAATTGTTTCCATAGTAGTTTCTATTTTCAGCAATAAAGTTGTACTAAATCAGTGTACTGTTTCATTGATTTCCATCAGTTAAGGATACCAAAGTTTATTCACATTTCATTCTAACACTAATCTGACTCTTTACATACACAAACGCACAAAGATTGAGGGATTTGCTTCGGCcatacacacacaaaaaaaaaaaaaaactagtGTAAAATCAACGCATCATAATTCATAACTTGATAAGCATTTACTGTAAATTGAAAATTGAAAACATTACTACAAAACAGAGCATTAAATCACAATCAATTAGGTCACCGAATTAATAACTCACAATCCCAAAAAAAAAGTCAAACCCTAGTccaaaaaaaaaacgaaaacaaATTTGAAAATTTAACAAAAACGGAAGCAGATAATCGCAATTAAACTAAAAAAAGGAACAAACTACGCATAATCTAAGAAAATCGTCATGAGATAACAAACGAGGAAGATTGAAAAACTGAGAAAAGGAAAAGGAGATCTAGACCTTGGAGGAGTGGGGAAGCGATGAGGAAGAGAATGAAGGAGAGAATCCAGAAGTTGTTGATGAGCGCCA containing:
- the LOC127081275 gene encoding translocon-associated protein subunit alpha, whose amino-acid sequence is MALINNFWILSFILFLIASPLLQVVRCQSDEAAANAGEVSDIGIVGDETDDAQDFADGGFPSAPGVDTICVFPKNIARLVKGGEEAELLVGLKNDGQSSLNVVAIKASVHLPFDRHLLVQNLTVQVFNNGSVPSSAQASFPYIFSVSKFLQPGPFDLVGTIVYEIDQHPYQNTFYNGTIEVVEPGVLFSMESAFLFTLGTALLVLLGLWINGQIQNLKKPKRSSKVEVGTKTTDPSMDEWLEGTAYTRSTSSKSKKK